In Leguminivora glycinivorella isolate SPB_JAAS2020 chromosome 20, LegGlyc_1.1, whole genome shotgun sequence, the following proteins share a genomic window:
- the LOC125237117 gene encoding uncharacterized protein LOC125237117 — MERQGRPSCCRQEHEDTDEDKAVHALSARGRGRRRGARRGGRPAPAPAHAAPGHDNQPARGRWQRSSQVNRTGGHSCSRCGSTHRRFQCPAFGQLCDRCHGRNHYSRMCRVYEIRGESTDEDGETS; from the exons ATGGAACGCCAAGGTCGTCCGAGCTGTTGTAGACAAGAACATGAGGATACAGATGAGGATAAGGCGGTGCATGCGCTCAGCGCCAGagggcgcgggcggcgccgtGGAGCGCGGCGAGGCGGGCGCcccgcgccggcgccggcgcacgCGGCTCCCGGGCACGACAACCAGCCAGCGCGCGGCAGGTGGCAGCGGTCGTCACAGGTCAACAGGACTGGCGGCCATAGCTGTTCGAGATGTGGCTCCACACATAGAAGATTCCAGTGTCCGGCATTTGGTCAGCTGTGTGACAGGTGCCATGGACGAAATCACTACTCGAGAATGTGTCGCGTGTATGAAATAAGAGGGGAATCCACCGATGAG GATGGTGAGACCTCCTGA